The following proteins are co-located in the Mycolicibacterium goodii genome:
- a CDS encoding rubredoxin — MNEYRLFVCVQCGFEYDEAKGWPEDGIAPGTRWEDIPDDWSCPDCGAAKSDFDMVEVSRS, encoded by the coding sequence GTGAACGAGTACCGGCTGTTTGTGTGCGTGCAGTGCGGGTTCGAGTACGACGAGGCCAAGGGCTGGCCCGAGGACGGCATCGCGCCGGGCACCCGCTGGGAGGACATCCCCGACGACTGGAGTTGCCCGGACTGCGGCGCGGCAAAGTCCGATTTCGACATGGTCGAGGTGTCCCGGTCTTGA
- a CDS encoding rubredoxin: MSSYRCPVCDYVYDEAQGAAREGFPPGTAWDAVPDDWCCPDCGVREKIDFEPVPTTNEVNR; the protein is encoded by the coding sequence ATGAGCAGCTACCGGTGCCCGGTTTGCGACTACGTCTACGACGAGGCGCAAGGTGCCGCGCGGGAAGGCTTCCCGCCCGGCACCGCATGGGACGCCGTTCCCGACGACTGGTGCTGCCCCGACTGCGGGGTGCGCGAGAAGATCGACTTCGAGCCCGTACCGACGACGAATGAGGTGAACAGGTGA
- a CDS encoding alkane 1-monooxygenase, with protein MVAEIDPSAVSDVEQWRDKKRYLWLMGLIAPTALFVMLPPVWALNNAGWHAAAQIPFWIGPILLYVLLPLLDLRFGPDGQNPPDEVMERLENDRYYRWCTYAYIPFQYASVIVGAYLFTASDLSWLGFDGGLGWPAKIGLALSVGVLGGVGINTAHELGHKKDSLERWLSKITLAQTWYGHFYIEHNRGHHVRVATPEDPASARFGETFWEFLPRSVWGSLRSSWELEAKRLERAGKSRWHWSNDVLNAWAMSVVFYGVLVAVFGPELIPYIVISAVFGFTLLETVNYLEHYGLLRQKTPSGRYERCSPEHSWNSDHIVTNLFLYHLQRHSDHHANPTRRYQTLRSMDGAPNLPSGYASMIALTYFPPLWRRVMDHRVLEHYDGDVTRVNIHPRRREAVLARYRRPEVAA; from the coding sequence GTGGTGGCAGAAATCGACCCGTCGGCCGTGTCCGACGTCGAGCAGTGGCGCGACAAGAAGCGGTATCTGTGGCTCATGGGGCTCATCGCCCCGACCGCGCTGTTCGTGATGCTGCCCCCCGTGTGGGCGCTCAACAACGCGGGCTGGCACGCCGCGGCGCAGATCCCGTTCTGGATCGGCCCGATCCTGCTGTACGTGCTGCTGCCGTTGCTCGACCTGCGATTCGGTCCCGACGGGCAGAACCCTCCCGATGAGGTGATGGAGCGCCTGGAGAACGACAGGTACTACCGCTGGTGCACCTACGCCTACATCCCGTTCCAGTACGCGAGCGTGATCGTCGGGGCCTACCTGTTCACCGCGTCGGACCTGAGCTGGCTGGGCTTCGACGGTGGGCTGGGCTGGCCGGCCAAGATCGGCCTGGCGCTGTCGGTCGGCGTGCTCGGCGGGGTCGGCATCAACACCGCCCACGAACTCGGGCACAAGAAGGACTCACTGGAACGCTGGCTGTCCAAGATCACGCTGGCGCAGACCTGGTACGGCCACTTCTACATCGAGCACAACCGGGGCCACCACGTGCGGGTGGCCACACCGGAGGATCCCGCGTCGGCGCGCTTCGGCGAGACGTTCTGGGAGTTCCTGCCGCGCAGCGTGTGGGGCAGCCTGCGGTCGTCGTGGGAACTGGAGGCCAAGCGTCTGGAGCGGGCGGGCAAGAGCAGGTGGCACTGGTCCAACGACGTGCTCAACGCGTGGGCGATGTCGGTCGTGTTCTACGGCGTGCTCGTCGCGGTTTTCGGCCCGGAGTTGATCCCCTACATCGTCATCTCGGCGGTCTTCGGCTTCACGCTGCTGGAGACCGTGAACTACCTGGAGCACTACGGCCTGCTGCGGCAGAAGACCCCGAGCGGCCGCTACGAGCGGTGCTCGCCCGAGCACAGCTGGAACTCCGACCACATCGTGACCAACCTGTTCCTGTACCACCTGCAGCGGCACAGCGATCACCATGCCAACCCGACGCGGCGCTACCAGACGCTGCGCAGCATGGACGGCGCCCCCAACCTGCCCAGCGGCTACGCCTCGATGATCGCGCTGACCTACTTCCCGCCGCTGTGGCGGCGCGTCATGGACCACCGCGTGCTGGAGCATTATGACGGTGACGTCACCCGGGTCAACATCCACCCGCGCAGGCGTGAGGCGGTGCTGGCCCGGTACCGACGTCCGGAGGTGGCGGCATGA
- a CDS encoding amino acid permease, with translation MTTRWRTKSVEQSIADTDEPTTRLRKDLTWWDLTVFGVSVVIGAGIFTITASTAGNLTGPAISISFLIAAVACGLAALCYAEFASTVPVAGSAYTFSYATFGEFIAWIIGWDLILEFAVAAAVVAKGWSSYLGTVFNFGGGIMPIGGGLTLDWGALLIIAVVTVLLASGTKLSAMVSLVITVIKVSVVLLVVFVGAFYIKAENYTPFIPPAESGDGSGGGTGAEQSLFSLLTGAEGSHYGWYGLLAGASIVFFAFIGFDIVATTAEETRNPQRDVPRGILGSLAIVTVLYVAVSFVLSGMVSYRDLKSANGESANLATAFAENGVDWAAKVISIGALAGLTTVVIVLMLGQTRVLFAMSRDGLMPRQLARTGPHGTPVRTTLIVGAVVAVAASVFPIGKLEEMVNIGTLFAFVLVSAGVLVLRRTRPDLPRGFRAPFVPVLPIAAILACVWLMLNLTGLTWIRFLVWMAIGVAIYFLYGRRNSVLATRDSQTAA, from the coding sequence ATGACGACACGGTGGCGTACCAAATCTGTTGAGCAGTCGATTGCTGACACCGATGAGCCGACCACCCGCCTGCGCAAGGACCTCACCTGGTGGGACCTCACGGTCTTCGGCGTCTCGGTGGTCATCGGTGCAGGCATCTTCACCATCACCGCTTCCACCGCAGGCAATCTCACCGGTCCGGCGATTTCGATCTCGTTTCTGATCGCGGCCGTGGCATGTGGTCTCGCGGCGCTGTGCTACGCCGAGTTCGCATCGACGGTGCCGGTTGCCGGAAGCGCCTATACGTTTTCCTACGCAACTTTCGGAGAGTTCATCGCGTGGATCATCGGCTGGGACCTGATCCTGGAGTTCGCGGTCGCCGCCGCGGTGGTGGCCAAGGGTTGGTCGAGTTATCTGGGGACGGTGTTCAACTTCGGCGGCGGGATCATGCCGATCGGTGGGGGCCTGACCCTGGACTGGGGCGCGCTGCTGATCATCGCGGTGGTCACGGTGTTGCTGGCGAGCGGCACCAAGCTCTCGGCGATGGTCAGCCTCGTCATCACCGTCATCAAGGTGTCGGTGGTCCTGTTGGTGGTGTTCGTCGGGGCGTTCTACATCAAGGCCGAGAACTACACGCCGTTCATCCCGCCCGCCGAGTCCGGTGACGGCAGCGGTGGCGGCACCGGGGCCGAGCAGTCGCTGTTTTCCTTGCTCACCGGCGCCGAAGGCAGCCACTACGGCTGGTACGGGTTGCTGGCCGGCGCCTCCATCGTGTTCTTCGCGTTCATCGGTTTCGACATCGTCGCCACCACGGCCGAGGAGACCCGCAACCCGCAGCGCGACGTTCCGCGCGGCATCCTCGGATCGCTGGCCATCGTGACGGTGCTCTACGTCGCGGTGTCGTTCGTACTGTCCGGCATGGTGTCCTACCGCGACCTCAAGAGCGCCAACGGCGAATCGGCCAACCTGGCGACGGCGTTCGCCGAGAACGGCGTGGACTGGGCGGCCAAGGTCATCTCGATCGGCGCGCTCGCCGGGCTCACCACGGTGGTGATCGTGCTCATGCTCGGGCAGACCCGGGTGCTGTTCGCGATGTCGCGGGACGGCCTGATGCCGCGGCAGTTGGCCAGGACGGGCCCGCACGGGACGCCGGTGCGGACCACGCTCATCGTGGGTGCCGTCGTCGCGGTCGCGGCGTCGGTGTTCCCGATCGGCAAGCTCGAGGAGATGGTGAACATCGGCACGTTGTTCGCCTTCGTCCTGGTCTCGGCGGGCGTCCTGGTCCTGCGTCGCACCCGCCCGGACCTGCCACGTGGCTTCCGTGCACCGTTCGTGCCGGTGCTGCCGATCGCGGCGATCCTGGCGTGCGTGTGGCTCATGCTCAACCTGACCGGCCTGACCTGGATCCGGTTCCTCGTATGGATGGCGATCGGCGTCGCCATCTACTTCCTCTACGGCCGCAGGAATTCGGTCCTCGCCACCCGGGACAGCCAAACCGCGGCCTGA
- a CDS encoding FAD-dependent oxidoreductase: MSTTLEHSPTHVIVIGGSVAGMCAARVLSEHFDRVTVYERDELPTEPVNRSAVPQGQHVHLLMARGAQELEAIFPGMLDDMARAGVPVVRNQPESIHFTAGGHLLGTGQTLESNFTAYVPTRGRLEWQIRERVLALPTVSVLRGGISSPQFDAATQRVTGVVLDTGETVAGDLVVDASGRGSRLPVWLEEWGFERPREDSVKIGVTYASHRVRIPEGLMAEKMVLVSASHDEGLGMGMLFHEDGVWTVTAFGVAKSEPPKDLAGILAQADTMLPPHISAALRAGEPVGEMNFHKYPVAKWRRYDKMQRWPEGILPFGDAVASLNPTYGQGVTMTALQAANLRSVLSAGKQDLVSRLADRTARTTFPVWLMNAVADHIAHGAEGPKRWWYRPLYNLFDQFLGAAETDPVLAEWFLRRTSLLDSLYLAPSPRVVGRAIRHNAGLWLAERTNRTARRKSLASAG; encoded by the coding sequence ATGAGTACGACTCTGGAACATTCCCCCACCCATGTCATCGTGATCGGCGGCAGTGTCGCCGGTATGTGCGCGGCTCGCGTGCTCTCCGAACATTTCGACCGTGTCACGGTGTACGAGCGTGACGAGCTGCCCACCGAACCGGTGAACCGGAGCGCGGTACCGCAGGGACAGCATGTGCATCTGCTCATGGCCCGTGGCGCACAGGAACTTGAGGCGATATTCCCGGGCATGCTCGACGACATGGCGCGCGCCGGGGTGCCGGTGGTGCGCAACCAGCCGGAGTCGATCCACTTCACCGCGGGCGGTCACCTCCTCGGTACCGGCCAGACCCTCGAATCGAACTTCACCGCATATGTCCCCACCCGCGGTCGACTGGAATGGCAGATCCGCGAACGGGTGCTCGCGCTGCCCACGGTCTCGGTGCTGCGCGGCGGGATCTCGAGTCCCCAGTTCGACGCGGCGACGCAACGGGTCACCGGCGTGGTTCTCGACACCGGAGAGACCGTCGCGGGCGATCTCGTGGTCGACGCGTCCGGACGTGGCAGCCGGCTTCCGGTGTGGTTGGAGGAGTGGGGATTCGAGCGTCCCCGGGAGGATTCGGTCAAGATCGGTGTGACGTACGCGTCGCACCGGGTACGCATCCCCGAGGGCCTGATGGCCGAGAAGATGGTGCTGGTGAGCGCCTCCCACGACGAGGGTCTGGGCATGGGCATGCTGTTCCACGAGGACGGCGTCTGGACGGTCACCGCGTTCGGGGTCGCCAAGTCCGAACCCCCGAAGGACCTCGCGGGGATCTTGGCCCAGGCCGACACCATGCTCCCGCCGCACATCAGCGCGGCGCTGCGGGCTGGGGAACCGGTGGGCGAGATGAATTTTCACAAATACCCGGTGGCCAAGTGGCGCCGCTACGACAAGATGCAGCGGTGGCCGGAGGGCATCCTGCCGTTCGGTGACGCGGTCGCCAGCCTCAACCCCACCTACGGTCAGGGCGTGACGATGACGGCGCTGCAGGCCGCCAATCTGCGATCCGTGCTGTCGGCCGGTAAACAGGACCTCGTCTCGCGCCTGGCGGATCGCACCGCGCGGACGACATTTCCGGTGTGGCTGATGAACGCCGTCGCCGACCACATCGCCCATGGCGCCGAGGGCCCCAAACGGTGGTGGTACCGGCCGCTGTACAACCTGTTCGACCAGTTCCTCGGTGCCGCCGAGACGGATCCAGTTCTGGCGGAATGGTTTCTGCGACGCACCAGCCTGCTCGACAGCCTCTACCTCGCCCCGTCGCCTCGGGTGGTCGGGCGGGCGATCCGGCACAACGCCGGGTTGTGGCTCGCCGAACGCACCAATCGCACGGCCCGTCGCAAGAGCCTCGCCTCCGCCGGTTGA
- the manA gene encoding mannose-6-phosphate isomerase, class I, which produces MHLLRGAVRTYAWGSRTAIADFTGRPSPTVHPEAELWFGAHPADPAWLQTDDGERSLLEAVAEDPEGQLGGVAVARFGDALPFLVKVLAADEPLSLQAHPSAEQAKEGFDRENRLEIPISSPVRNYRDRSHKPELLVALEEFHALAGFRPVARTVELMRTLAVSDLDPYINLLSDQSDADGLRALFTTWITAPQPDLDVLVPAVLDGAINYIRSGEKTFAAEAKTVLELGERYPGDAGVLASLLLNRIVLQPGQGLYLPAGNLHAYLHGVGVEVMANSDNVLRGGLTPKHVDVPELLRVLDFTPTPEDRLRPEIVEDAKELVYQTPAPEFAVSVLRLDGEHLGHEIDAHSRHDGPQMLLCTEGSATVHAKTGQLELNRGEAAWVAADDGPIRLTAELPAAMFRVTVGI; this is translated from the coding sequence GTGCATCTGCTACGGGGAGCGGTGCGGACCTATGCCTGGGGTTCGCGTACCGCCATTGCCGACTTCACGGGCAGGCCAAGTCCCACAGTCCATCCCGAGGCCGAGTTGTGGTTCGGTGCACATCCCGCCGACCCGGCGTGGCTGCAGACCGACGACGGGGAAAGGTCGCTGCTGGAGGCGGTGGCCGAGGATCCCGAGGGGCAACTCGGCGGTGTTGCGGTCGCCCGCTTCGGAGATGCGCTCCCGTTCCTGGTGAAGGTGCTCGCCGCGGACGAGCCGTTGTCGCTGCAGGCGCATCCCAGCGCCGAGCAGGCGAAAGAGGGGTTCGACCGGGAGAACCGCCTGGAGATCCCGATCTCGTCGCCGGTGCGCAATTACCGCGACCGCAGCCACAAGCCGGAATTGCTTGTCGCGCTTGAGGAATTTCACGCCCTGGCCGGGTTCCGGCCGGTCGCGCGCACCGTCGAGTTGATGCGTACGCTGGCCGTCTCCGACCTCGACCCCTACATCAACCTGCTGTCCGACCAGTCGGACGCAGACGGTCTGCGGGCGCTGTTCACCACCTGGATCACCGCACCCCAACCCGACCTCGATGTGCTGGTGCCCGCGGTGCTCGACGGCGCGATCAACTACATCCGTTCTGGGGAAAAGACTTTCGCGGCCGAGGCCAAGACCGTCCTGGAGCTCGGCGAGCGGTACCCAGGTGACGCGGGCGTGCTCGCCTCCCTGTTGCTCAACCGGATCGTGCTGCAGCCGGGGCAGGGGTTGTACCTGCCCGCGGGCAACCTGCACGCCTACCTGCACGGCGTCGGTGTCGAGGTCATGGCGAACTCCGACAACGTGCTGCGCGGCGGGTTGACCCCCAAGCACGTCGACGTGCCGGAACTGCTGCGCGTGCTGGACTTCACGCCGACGCCGGAGGACCGTCTGCGGCCCGAGATCGTCGAAGACGCAAAGGAACTCGTGTACCAGACGCCTGCGCCGGAGTTCGCGGTGTCGGTGCTGCGACTCGACGGCGAACACCTCGGGCACGAGATCGACGCGCACTCGCGCCACGACGGACCACAGATGCTGCTGTGCACCGAGGGTTCGGCGACGGTGCACGCCAAGACCGGGCAACTGGAACTGAACCGCGGTGAGGCGGCGTGGGTGGCCGCCGACGACGGCCCGATCCGGTTGACTGCCGAACTGCCCGCCGCCATGTTCCGGGTGACCGTCGGGATCTAG
- a CDS encoding phosphomannomutase/phosphoglucomutase — protein MSRPAAAVHGVIKAYDVRGLVGSELDEPFVADVGGAFARLVRGEGAGRVAIGHDMRSSSPALASAFADGVIAQGLDVVRIGLSSTDQLYFASGLLDCPGAMFTASHNPATYNGIKLCRAGAKPVGKDTGLAVIAEEVIGGVPAHDGPRGSVADRDVLADYGEFLRSLVDLGGSRPLRIAVDAGNGMAGHTTPAVLGPIPGATVLPLYFELDGTFPNHEANPLDPANLVDLQRFVVESGADIGLAFDGDADRCFVVDELGRPVSPSAVTALVAGRELTREIGATIIHNLITSRAVPELVTERGGTPVRARVGHSYIKTLMAETSAIFGGEHSAHYYFRDFWGADSGMLAALHVLAALGEQDRPLSEIMADYQRYEASGEINFTVSDASACVEAVLKSYGPAIHSIDHLDGVTVDLGDDCWFNLRSSNTEPLLRLNVEARTAEEVQTVVDRIANLIRATNESKSVNGTVNEAVT, from the coding sequence ATGTCTCGGCCAGCAGCGGCTGTTCACGGTGTCATCAAGGCCTATGACGTCCGCGGCCTGGTCGGCTCCGAGCTGGACGAGCCCTTCGTCGCCGATGTCGGCGGTGCGTTTGCCCGGTTGGTCCGCGGCGAAGGCGCCGGCCGGGTGGCGATCGGCCACGACATGCGATCGAGCTCGCCCGCGCTGGCGTCGGCTTTCGCCGACGGGGTGATTGCGCAGGGCCTCGACGTGGTCCGGATCGGTCTGTCCTCGACCGATCAGCTCTACTTCGCGTCAGGGTTGTTGGACTGCCCCGGTGCGATGTTCACCGCGAGCCACAACCCCGCGACCTACAACGGCATCAAGCTGTGCCGCGCCGGCGCTAAGCCGGTCGGCAAGGACACCGGGCTCGCCGTGATCGCCGAAGAGGTCATCGGCGGCGTGCCGGCCCACGACGGTCCTCGTGGCAGCGTCGCCGACCGCGACGTACTCGCCGACTACGGCGAATTCCTGCGCTCCCTGGTGGATCTCGGCGGGTCCCGCCCGCTGCGCATCGCCGTCGACGCGGGCAACGGCATGGCCGGGCACACCACGCCCGCCGTGCTGGGGCCCATCCCAGGGGCGACCGTCCTGCCGCTGTACTTCGAACTCGACGGCACCTTCCCCAACCACGAGGCCAACCCGCTGGACCCGGCCAACCTGGTCGACCTGCAGCGCTTCGTCGTCGAGTCGGGCGCCGACATCGGGCTCGCGTTCGACGGCGACGCCGACCGCTGCTTCGTCGTCGACGAACTCGGCCGCCCGGTCTCACCGTCGGCGGTGACGGCTCTGGTCGCGGGACGCGAACTCACCCGCGAGATCGGCGCGACGATCATCCACAACCTCATCACCTCGCGCGCGGTGCCCGAACTCGTCACCGAACGCGGCGGTACCCCGGTGCGCGCCCGGGTGGGGCACTCCTACATCAAGACGTTGATGGCCGAGACCAGCGCGATATTCGGCGGCGAGCACTCTGCCCACTACTACTTCCGCGACTTCTGGGGCGCCGACTCGGGAATGCTCGCGGCCCTGCACGTGCTGGCCGCGCTCGGCGAACAGGACCGCCCGCTGTCGGAGATCATGGCCGACTACCAGCGCTACGAGGCGTCCGGCGAGATCAACTTCACCGTCAGCGACGCGTCGGCGTGCGTGGAGGCGGTGCTCAAGTCCTACGGTCCGGCGATCCACTCGATCGACCACCTCGACGGCGTCACCGTGGACCTCGGCGACGACTGTTGGTTCAACCTGCGCAGCTCCAACACCGAACCGCTGCTTCGGCTCAACGTCGAGGCGCGCACCGCCGAGGAGGTGCAGACGGTCGTCGACCGGATCGCCAACCTCATCCGCGCCACCAACGAGAGCAAGTCCGTGAACGGGACGGTGAACGAGGCGGTGACGTGA
- a CDS encoding DUF3499 domain-containing protein, translating to MNVPRRCCRPGCPHYAVATLTFVYSDSTAVVGPLATVSEPHSWDLCVGHASRITAPKGWELVRHAGPLPTHPDEDDLVALADAVREGRTGAGPVNGVVAGFSDPATGTGGGAVIAPPLRQPESNGRRRGHLRVLPDPTD from the coding sequence GTGAATGTTCCCCGTCGCTGCTGCCGGCCCGGGTGCCCGCACTATGCCGTGGCGACGCTGACCTTCGTCTACTCAGACTCCACGGCCGTCGTCGGGCCGTTGGCCACGGTTTCCGAACCTCACTCCTGGGATCTGTGCGTGGGCCACGCCAGCCGGATCACCGCCCCCAAGGGGTGGGAGCTGGTCCGCCACGCCGGACCGCTGCCGACGCACCCCGATGAGGACGATCTCGTCGCCCTGGCCGACGCGGTACGCGAAGGACGCACGGGAGCCGGTCCGGTCAACGGCGTCGTGGCCGGATTCTCCGATCCGGCGACCGGCACCGGCGGTGGCGCGGTGATCGCGCCGCCGTTGCGGCAGCCCGAGTCCAACGGTCGGCGACGCGGCCACTTGCGGGTGTTGCCCGACCCCACCGACTGA
- a CDS encoding metallopeptidase family protein: MRGPLLPRSVPGWRSRAERFDMAVLEAYEPIERRWSSRISALDVAVDEIPRMTPKDPDSVQWPPEVVADGPIALARLIPAGVDVRGNSTRARIVLFRKPIERRVKGSDELADLLHEILVAQVATYLGVEPSVIDPTIDDE; encoded by the coding sequence ATCCGCGGACCGCTGCTTCCGCGATCGGTTCCGGGGTGGCGCAGCCGCGCCGAGCGCTTCGACATGGCGGTACTCGAGGCCTACGAGCCGATCGAGCGTCGATGGTCGTCGAGGATCAGCGCACTCGATGTGGCTGTCGACGAGATTCCGCGGATGACCCCCAAGGATCCGGACAGTGTGCAGTGGCCACCGGAGGTGGTGGCGGACGGTCCGATCGCACTGGCGCGGTTGATACCGGCGGGGGTGGACGTCAGGGGGAATTCGACCCGGGCGCGAATCGTGTTGTTCCGCAAGCCCATCGAGCGCCGGGTCAAAGGATCCGATGAGCTGGCTGATCTACTGCATGAAATCCTGGTGGCGCAGGTGGCCACCTATCTGGGCGTCGAACCGTCGGTCATCGACCCGACGATCGACGACGAGTAG
- a CDS encoding WhiB family transcriptional regulator produces the protein MPDSFDVAPEPEDDQWQERALCAQTDPEAFFPEKGGSTREAKRICQGCEVRDACLEYALAHDERFGIWGGLSERERRRLKRGII, from the coding sequence GTGCCAGATTCGTTTGATGTTGCTCCGGAACCCGAAGACGACCAATGGCAGGAGCGTGCCCTGTGCGCGCAAACCGACCCTGAGGCGTTCTTCCCGGAGAAGGGTGGGTCTACCCGAGAGGCCAAGCGCATCTGCCAGGGGTGCGAAGTTCGGGACGCGTGCCTGGAATACGCGCTCGCACACGATGAGCGCTTCGGCATCTGGGGCGGTCTGTCCGAGCGCGAGCGCAGACGCCTCAAGCGCGGCATCATCTAG
- the cofD gene encoding 2-phospho-L-lactate transferase — protein MKITVLVGGVGGARFLLGVQNLLGLGSFADGPSKHELTAVVNIGDDAWMHGVRICPDLDTCMYTLGGGIDPERGWGHRNETWNAKEELTAYGVQPDWFGLGDRDLATHLVRSQMLRAGYPLSQVTEALCKRWQPGARLLPASDERSETHVVVTDPTDGERRAIHFQEWWVRYRAKIPTHSFAYVGAEQATAGPGVLEAIGQADIVLLAPSNPVVSIGPILQIPGIRGALRSTAAPVIGYSPIIAGKPLRGMADECLKVIGVEATSQAVGEYFGARSGTGLLDGWLVHEGDHAEIEAVKVKAVPLLMTDPEATAAMVRAGLDLAEVSL, from the coding sequence GTGAAGATCACCGTTCTGGTCGGCGGAGTCGGCGGCGCACGGTTTTTGCTGGGCGTGCAGAACCTGCTGGGTCTCGGCTCCTTCGCCGACGGCCCCAGCAAGCATGAACTCACGGCTGTCGTCAACATCGGAGACGACGCATGGATGCACGGCGTTCGCATCTGTCCAGACCTCGACACCTGCATGTACACCCTCGGCGGCGGAATCGACCCCGAGCGCGGCTGGGGCCACCGCAACGAAACCTGGAACGCCAAGGAGGAACTCACGGCCTACGGCGTGCAGCCCGACTGGTTCGGCCTGGGCGACCGCGACCTGGCAACCCACCTGGTACGTAGCCAGATGCTGCGCGCCGGCTACCCCCTTTCCCAGGTGACCGAGGCGCTCTGCAAACGCTGGCAGCCGGGCGCGCGGTTGCTGCCCGCGAGCGACGAGCGCAGCGAGACCCATGTCGTGGTCACCGATCCCACCGACGGCGAGCGGCGTGCGATCCACTTCCAGGAGTGGTGGGTGCGTTATCGGGCAAAGATCCCCACGCACAGTTTTGCGTACGTCGGTGCAGAACAGGCAACAGCCGGACCGGGCGTTCTGGAAGCCATCGGCCAGGCCGACATCGTGTTGCTGGCGCCGTCGAACCCCGTCGTCAGCATCGGCCCCATCCTGCAGATACCCGGCATCCGCGGCGCGCTGCGCTCCACCGCGGCCCCGGTGATCGGTTACTCCCCCATCATCGCCGGAAAACCGTTGCGCGGCATGGCCGATGAATGTCTCAAGGTGATCGGCGTGGAAGCGACGTCACAGGCCGTCGGAGAATACTTCGGTGCGCGTTCGGGCACCGGGCTGCTCGACGGGTGGCTCGTGCACGAGGGTGACCACGCCGAGATCGAGGCAGTGAAGGTGAAAGCGGTCCCACTGCTGATGACCGATCCCGAGGCCACCGCGGCGATGGTGCGCGCCGGTCTCGACCTCGCCGAGGTGTCCCTGTGA
- a CDS encoding coenzyme F420-0:L-glutamate ligase, with amino-acid sequence MNAEHGSADRVEILPVPGLPEFRPGDDLVGALAAAAPWLRDGDVLVVTSKVVSKCEGRIVAAPSDPEERDALRRKLIDDEAVRVLARKGRTLITENAIGLIQAAAGVDGSNVGSTELALLPVDPDGSAAALREGLRERLGVSVGVVITDTMGRAWRTGQTDFAIGAAGLTVLHGYAGSRDRHGNELVVTEVAVADEIAAAADLVKGKLTAIPAAVVRGLRLPDDGSNAHRLLRSGEDDLFWLGTAEAIELGRRQAQLLRRSVRRFSAEPVPHDAIEAAVSEALTAPAPHHTRPVRFVWVQSPETRTRLLDRMREQWRADLTADGLAADAVERRVARGQILYDAPEVVIPFSVPDGAHSYPDTARTEAEHTMFTVAVGAAVQGLLVALAVRDIGSCWIGSTIFAADLVRAELELPDDWEPLGAIAIGYPEEAPHPLRPRDPVATDELLVRK; translated from the coding sequence GTGAACGCCGAGCACGGTTCGGCCGACCGGGTCGAGATCCTGCCGGTTCCCGGCCTGCCGGAGTTCCGGCCCGGCGACGACCTCGTCGGTGCGCTCGCCGCTGCGGCGCCGTGGCTGCGGGACGGCGACGTGCTCGTGGTCACCAGCAAGGTGGTCTCGAAATGTGAGGGCCGCATCGTGGCCGCGCCGTCCGATCCCGAGGAACGGGACGCCCTGCGACGCAAACTCATCGACGACGAGGCCGTGCGCGTCCTGGCCCGCAAGGGCCGCACCCTGATCACCGAGAACGCGATCGGCCTCATCCAGGCCGCCGCCGGGGTCGACGGTTCCAATGTCGGCTCCACCGAACTGGCGCTGCTGCCGGTCGACCCGGACGGCAGCGCGGCCGCGCTGCGCGAGGGGTTGCGTGAGCGGCTCGGCGTCAGCGTCGGCGTCGTCATCACCGACACCATGGGCCGGGCGTGGCGCACCGGGCAGACCGACTTCGCCATCGGCGCAGCGGGTCTGACCGTGCTGCACGGGTACGCCGGTTCCCGCGACCGCCACGGCAACGAGCTGGTGGTCACCGAGGTCGCCGTCGCCGACGAGATCGCCGCGGCCGCCGATCTGGTCAAGGGCAAGCTCACCGCGATACCGGCCGCGGTCGTCCGCGGGCTGCGACTGCCCGACGACGGGTCCAACGCCCACCGGCTGCTGCGCTCCGGCGAGGACGACCTGTTCTGGCTCGGCACCGCCGAGGCCATCGAACTGGGCCGCAGGCAGGCCCAGCTGCTGCGCCGCTCGGTGCGCCGGTTCAGCGCCGAGCCGGTCCCGCACGACGCCATCGAAGCCGCCGTCTCCGAGGCGCTCACCGCGCCCGCGCCGCACCACACCCGACCCGTGCGCTTCGTGTGGGTGCAGAGCCCCGAGACCCGCACGCGTCTGCTGGACCGCATGAGGGAACAGTGGCGGGCCGACCTCACCGCCGACGGCCTCGCCGCCGACGCCGTCGAGCGCCGGGTGGCGCGCGGGCAGATCCTCTACGACGCGCCGGAAGTGGTGATCCCGTTTTCGGTTCCCGACGGCGCGCACAGCTATCCCGACACGGCCCGCACCGAGGCCGAGCACACCATGTTCACCGTGGCGGTCGGCGCGGCCGTACAAGGCCTGCTGGTTGCCCTCGCGGTGCGCGACATCGGCAGCTGCTGGATCGGCTCGACGATCTTCGCCGCGGATCTGGTCCGCGCCGAACTCGAGCTGCCTGATGACTGGGAACCCTTGGGCGCCATTGCGATCGGCTATCCCGAAGAGGCACCACACCCACTGCGGCCACGCGATCCGGTGGCCACCGACGAACTGCTGGTGCGCAAGTGA